The DNA window taccagagcgctttttccagaaaaatcgctcttataggggggtctaccagagcgctttctgtaaaaagcgctcttatagggggtctaccagagcacttttaaaagcgctttcgtagcctacgccagcgctggctttggcagcgctttaaagcgcagTTAAAGGCTAAAAAAAGCACTTTTGTTtgtcttccgtgttgtagtgttgggaaaatctccaattaaattataaattaattgagaaaatttcaaattttcaattaattgggaaaagtcTTCTGTAGTTACGTTTACAGAAAGATTTGATGGAGtttgattaattgagaaaattccaaattttcaattaattgggaaaaatctTCCGTAGTTACATCTACCGAAAGGTTTGATAGGATTTGACAATagattgttccgtagatgcatctacggaacttgagattttcctaattaattgagaaaatcccaaGATTCACTATGTTTTATACGCTTTCGTATATGCATCTACAGaaggaatcaaattttttcaaaatatggggtgctttcggatgtgcatctacggaagctgggGTAAAAATTTCCTGTAGTGTATAAGAGATCCATGGGATTGGTTGAGAAATTTgcgaatttttttatatatattaacaatATGCAtaccaattaaagtttatttaaaaaatgatatattaatttaaatattaaatatgtatTATTTAACAAAAAGTAATATTACTACTAtaacatttttttgaaaaaaaaaggtattataatatatataaagtatAAACTAATATTTATAATCTATTAGTGGTTTCAACAAACTAAATCAACTTAATAAGAGTTGATGCAATAAAAATATACCAATTTGATGTTATATAGTAATGGATTGTGTATATTATAATATAACGTGGACtagttatttttgttttgaagaactcacttgtaatattataatattaGTGTATTAAGTGGGAAAACAACTTGGATTTTCTCTTAAAGAAAGCAACAGGGGGTAGAAAAAAGATTGTGCAAAAATATTAGATACTTTACTAAAAATGTACATCTGAAAAAAAAACACGCGTCTCATACGAGAATTCGTGCAAACATACGGTTTTATTACTAGTTACTAGTATAGGATTGAAATATTAGTGGGACCGCCTATCCGCACATAATGATACAAATGGCTTCGTCCTGAGTCTCTTAGCGTAAGTGTTTCACTTAGCTTTCTTCtatcttattaatatttttattttttaattggatGATTCATCTTACTTTAAATTCTGATTTTAATTGTAATCTCATATTATTGAATCAAAATTACATAGTAATGATCTATTTattatcataatatttttttgGGTTGCTCATAAAACACCCCCTTACAATTGATTATCCACgacttatatattttgatattatttGAAGCACTTGACCACTTTGTTGAAGAACATCAACATTTTGGGCGACTAATGGACTCGTTTTATGTTGACGTAGACTATCACGACATTGAAGAATTTTATCCATAACATTACCTACACCTTTGATCATGGCTGGATAATGTTTAAGTGTCAGATCTTTTTCTGCAATCACAAGCGTACTAGTGATGCCATCAACGCTAATAATATTTACTAAACAGCGATAATAATAGTTTATTTCGGTATAATTATCACCAATTTTATCAATCAATACGGATATTAACATTTCCGTGTTGGTTGAATTGTCAATAAGCCCATCAATCATGTAATGTGCAAAATCATCAAGACTAACATCTTTTGCTCCTCCTGGCTTTGAGTTGAGAAGATTTGAACAATACGAAGGATTTGAGGCTTCTTTGCAAATGACATCTACTTCAACAACTTTGTTAGAAGAATCCGAAGAAGCAACACATAATAGAAGAAGCGATAACAAGAAAGACATGTATTGATTCATTTTTGTGCTTTTTTTGTgagtatttttattgattttacgcTTGGTTTTATAATGTTCATTCATTCACATAATAACATGTATATTCTTCGGTCAattataataagaaaaaaaaactttttagattaattgaataaatgatgtatttgATCGGTATTATATAAAAGATacatcaattatttaataaacttatttttttttattatttataataatgatcaaagggtctatttgataattaattattactacctctggtcccatttataagaaaagattctcttttttgatacattgaataaataatgtatctagacaGTATGtggtccagatacattatttattcaatgtatattAAAAGAGAATCTTTTCCTATAAATGGAACCAGAGAGAGTATAATTATATTTTGGTCAATATCATTTaactataatatttaaatttaattatttaaattgtattATGGTCAAATTACATTCATTTATAATCAATGCaattttacttcttttttttataattaattttactttttaaagAATAATCAAATTGTATTGTTGAAAAAAGGGGTATGGATCTCTCCATTTCTTATAAAAAtggaaaattttattatataattttgtgtatatattaaatatatgttatatgttttAAATATGTGTGATATTTACacatgaaattaaaataatgataataaaaatattaaataaaatagagagaCTCTAATTAGGGGTGTACATGGGTTGGGTTGGATCGGACTTGATCTAACCCGCTACCCAGCCCGTTCAAACTTCAATAGAATGAGTTGCCGTCCAACCCACAATTTTATTATCAGAACTAACTCGTTCATTTATGAGTTAGATTGAGTTGGGTTTGTGGGTTgtgtttcaaatttcaaaataatatatttttttaatttaaaaatattgtaacataATTTAATACATTTATATTCATTTCTAACACACAATGGATAAAGCACATcatataatatctaataatatttatcaaCATGACATAACACTAGATAATATATAAAATTCCACAAGACacgttatttttataaaatacataagttggaaatgatacaaaagaaaataataaacaaCATTTAGTCTTAGAATTACGTAAACTCATTTATTTAGTAGTGTTATTGGTGGAGAAtaaagtttttttggaaaaattatggttagaattaagataataattttatatttctatttaaaataataatagaaaataagaAATTACTGATGTAATATAAATTGATTGGGTCTACGCGTTATAAAACTCAAACCCGATACCCGAACCAAAACTCTCCGGCTTCTACCTATCACCAACAATATTTtgcttctctctttttcttcctcaAACTTGTTTCAATCTTTTCTCTGGTTTTTTGTATCTTCATGGCTAGATCATTTGAGCTGCTGAAGAACATCAATGAAATGAATGAGCTTTGGAAATTTGTCTTCGTTCTTGGTTCCTTTCTTTAAGTTcgatttgattttttgtttttattaaaatatacttCCTTTATGTAATGCTTTGATGGAAAATAGATTGTGTTTAAACTTTGTTTCATGGTTTATGTTTTATTCTGTGTATGATTTGTGTTAATGGTATTCTGAATCAAAAGTTTAGGTTTAAtggaaactgttttttttttataaacaaagttCCCAATGATTTGTTATATGGTTTGTGTTGGAAACTTGTTTAGGTATATCCTTACACACTCATTTGGTtggaaattctttgttttattctTCTTTGGTTGTTATATAATTtgtgttcatttttttttcttttatgttggtttcatttttttattctattttttttttatggtttcccaactTTAAGATGCTTTTGGTTGAAGTTGTTTCCTTTTTGAAGTTAATGGTTTAtggtttttgtttcttttttgaactttatggtttatggtttttGTTTCCATTTTAAAGTTGTTTCCTTTTTAAAGTTACTGATTTTTGAAGTTTATGTTCTAAACAaagtttatgtttttgttttttcaataaACTAAAATGTTGTAAACAAAGTTTATGTTTTTTCCATTAGTTTTGCAGATTCTAAATGAAAATACaaggcaatttttttttttttgtgaaaattaTTGCtctgttatttgttttgttgattCTTAATGACCTAATGCATAGTTTATCTACATATAGATCTAAGTATTCTACAAGCTGTATGTGTCAATAACTTTGTAATGTTTTATGTTCTATTTTGATGTTTCCTTGATCGAATTGGATAACTGTGCATACTGGTTCtcctaataattattaaaaaaattaagggttaatacctattttcacccctgccatatgggtttggtttgaaaaacgccaCCGCCAAAAAAATTTGCAagaattacaattttttaatcttttttattatttttaatgacgtggttgACTTAGGTCGCATTTTTAATTTCATGcggaatttttattattattttattatttagggcCTAAATGAAACTACTTTTTTACTGAATAATTAatcgtattaattaaaatatattataaaatatatatcattataatcaagatataataataataatattaacctaataaatatttaaattaatatattatttttatgtaaaaaattataataaaaataaagatatttattttctatttttttatgatacataaaagaaattattttataaactaattttcaaaaacaattttatagttataaaaaatcattttataaacaaaatttcctaaacaattttaaagttaaaaattattttactaagttatataaattaaaaacattctaatttcataaataaaatttgaattatataaaattaaatatataatttatttattcattacataaaattaagacaaaattcgcttttaatttttttaaactaaatacacattgatttttttatcataattaattattaaaattatttttatatttttaatttttatttattattttgaaaaactatgtaatttgaaatttatattaaaatatgaataaaatagtaaataattttattcttatttgatctcttttattttaaaatttttcttaataattgtaACACctcatacatatatgtctagaataatatgtagtgatgctataaatggtacaagaaacatacataagcggtaaagacaagaaattaaaatcatatacaattcaacTTTCCTACTAAATGTATATAATCAACTTGTCTTCAATAATACACAGCGGAAAGATAACGTCTGACGAGGTCTTCCTGCCATTTGCTTGTCCATAGTCTTCAAAGCAATTCTTCAAGCAATCAGTTTacttctaacctgttcctgaaaaatattaagaggattggggtgagattactaaatctcagtgagttcccctatcttacgggttcgctcggttctacaaggttcatgcaatcaaacggattcaccgagaatccgggttttCCTCACGGCTGGGTACAACTACAAACAAGGTaacaccaccattggaagtcccataactatccaatgaggcaacaacaagcacaagccaagtacaaacagatatgcagacccgtacccatgtacgaggaatccaggagtaagtttACTTGCCTGCTACATAGACTACgcatccacaccctcggtgagttacctCTCATGCCTAGTTGTCGAGAGACTTGTACATGCAAATTGCAAGTGAATCGGATAAGTCCTACGTGGTTTACCCGTGACGAGTTACAGCGGTGACTTGCCTACATGGCTTCACGGCCCCGTCAATCACCATACGCCAATGTGATCGCTACAATGTACAAAACGCCATCACGACTACATGAgctcaccgggcgaaagcctagtaataTTGTCTACatgacatcactagaggtgagtttacTGAGAAGTGCATCCTATATGGTACCACTacctcaccataccaagcacACAGATGTTTACCTGCTAGAGGAACGCCATAGAAGACCCTCTCAgcgcatcgcaatggtagctcaggtgcgtaaGAAATACCAAGATCACACAGCAAGGTATCCCAGACCACACAGCAAGGCACGAACTAAAGATCACACAACAATAGTCGTGGTCTTAAGCGATTTACCATCTATTAGCCAggcctactccgattcaagcatatatCAATCACATCATCCAGCCACACAGGCGAACAACTTCcaaatgttcaaccggaacaatgGAAAGCACAATATGATCATCACATAATACAGTGTAAGCCATCACAAAGGCAATCATATTCGAATGTTCAACCGGAGCAAAAcgaaatcaataataataataatttcacaTATAACCCACACAATTTGTATTTCATAACATACAAGCATATCCAAGGAATTTCAGTCATATCATggtcatatacaaataaaacacataTCAGAATGCTAaacaagtcataagaggccttTGGTTCTGATACGAAGCAAAACTGCGCTCATAGGGGAGAATTAtcaattctgcatcagactagttcgctacagcgaacttctgttcgctacagcgaactcaaacagaagtaAACTTTCTCAAATCCAgattagttcgctacagcgaactcccagcgaagccccgattctctacagcgaatgaaagttcgctacagtgaataaatcaattcaactcccaggtttattcgctacgcagttcgctacagcgaatcattcgctacagcgaatcattcgctacagcgaatcattcgctacagcgaatcattcgctacagcgaatgaaagttcgctgcagcgaactctgcaaaaatcagcaaaaatgcagaaacgcatttggggtccccaagccccaaatcTTATATGCAGCCACTGATAACCGAATAACAAGCTATAGTAAATATACATATACTCATTTAGGATAACATTATACAACCTAATAGTTAGGGTAACATCCTAGTCTAAGTTCAACCCAAGAATAACATCTCAATGACATAAACTCAAGGCTAAATTGTGCATATTCTAAAATCAAGCAACACCTAATCATGTGCCATAATTTATATCTGCATCAAAATCATGTTATCTAAGCAATATCACATAAAGCACtgaaagacctttccaacgcttctgacggcgctccatttcgagttgtagaactcaagttatggtcaaTTTAGTGAAACACAAAAGTGTTGTCTGcagacattcgctgcagcgaacacagagttcgctgtagcgaacctgaCAGTGCAGAACACGGATTTTAGGGTTCTAACCTCTATTTTTGCATCTCAATCAATCCTAATTCAAACTCAAACATGTAGTAACGATCCAATACATTTATTATCATAATGAGAACACATTTCATCAATTGATCAAGCATGCAAAGCATCAAACTCAACCCAAAACCCAACATGCATACATTCCCAAACtacctacccaagttctatctaatggaactcacctcatGCCATGGAGATTCTGGTTTGCATGGTAGAataatggagatgatgatgatactGATTCTGAGTTTggaaggatgaagaagatgattctACCACTTGATCATGGTTCTTCCTCCATATTTGTTAAAGCTTCCCACACATGCAAGagcttgatgaagatgatgaacttcTCTCCTCTTCTCCAAGTTTCACGCTCTCCTCTTCCTTTCTCTCTTCTAAATTCTGATATTATGCAGCCAAACAAACCCTTATTAAAGGCATCTCTCTCTCTTGGACTAACATGCCCTTTAACTAAACTATATTTACCAATATGCCATATGGTTCATTTCTAACTAAGTCCACTAACTCCTCTTACAAACAATTCTTAGAATAAGATAGAATGAGACTAAATATGCACTCTAATTACCAATTAGCcaatttaaatgataattaccaGTGTCAGAGaatcggggtattacattctccccccttaaatagaattcgtcctcgaattcttttCGATGACCATCACAACAACATCCTAGCATCTCCATTCAACGAGGGAATGAAATACCTTTACATTCCTCCTTAATATGACTTTTACGACTCTGCCTGAGTTTCATTCCATCCAAGAAACACAATCTGCTAATAAACTTGTGCTCTACTGTCTCCGGTTGAAAACCTTAGATCTCACATAACACATTTCTTCCGAGGTCCTCAACCTCTACTCATCATACTGAGCTTGTAGCCTTGGAACTGATGGAAATCCATACCTAGTTGGATATTCATCGTACCTCATATCTGTTGAACTCATCCTTACTTAACATAAGCCACAAACTTTCCACTCTTGCCCTTGGTTTCTGGAAACACTGCCATTCCAAGAAATCTTACCAAAACTTTCCTTCAATGACGATATCCCAGATTCACTTCCAAACAGATCCTTCATTCAGTCTTAGACCAAATTATTGCCACTGCAATCCATAAGGGAATAGAATCCCACAACTGCAACCTTAATATCCGACAATTTCCCTTACAGTTCCATTGACAACGGTTGAATCCTAACAGCGGTCCTACAACCATTGCCCAAGTTCTCACGCACGCTCATAAGTGCACAAGACATATCCTCGATGAGTCTTCGTCAAGTAAAATCCTTCACTTAACTTCATCATTCCAATGGCCACGATACTCACAAGTCTGATCGTCGACCAGAGGAACATCTGATCACACATCAATCATGAAGCCTCCTCTAAGCCGGCCCGTCAATAATACCTCTCAAGATTATGGTGGATCAATGAGAGATAGAAACAAACGAAACATTGCTCCAACGAGTTTTCTTAGGAAGATATCTCTATTCCAACAAGAAATCTTTCAAGTAGTCCATCCATACCCACTACATACTTATCTGATTCTGcctatccgttgcgctactctgatatCTACCAGTTACACACTCCTTGGAATCCTCCGAATCCCCTTTCATTCATGGTTCACTTAGTTCCTTTTCTACACTACACTTAGTCTCTTAGTAGCAACAGTTCCTCCTCGACACTCGTCCAAATATAACACACGCCAGAATCTTAAACACGCTCATCGCCCACTACTCCCTGAGGTTGAGTGATCCCAAAATCAAGTCACCAAATCTTCCATTATTCTGGATTAGGTCTACTTGAACACAACTTGGTCCACATACTTCAGTTCAAGAACTCCCAAAGTCAAACGCTTTTTCTGAGTACGAGTTTGCCTTATCTTACCAACTTCCACATCTTACAACTGCCACGGTAACTCTTCCCAACCATACGAATTCATATTGTTGGTGCGATAATACTTCTAATAACTCATGCGACTTGACTTATGTAATAACCTCTTCTCAGTATCTAAAGCTGACACAAAGCTTTCTTCTTCGGTTGCGTTATCCCAATGCAACATTTCTAACTACAAAGGTTTAGTCGCAAAACAAGAGATCATACTCCGTGCCTCAGACATCTCCCTTTGAAATTCCACAACACTCCCAAAACCAATGTGCATCTACTTTTCCAAGTCGGACATTGCCTATGTTACTGAGGATCTACCAAtactcctgtcataccccaatttttgacctaagataccacctcatatcatctgcatatgcatcatttgcatctctaacaaattgcatagcttgtgtttgctacttgtgactcagcaggatttaatcaggaaatcactcatcagtacaagtaacagtcaattagggttttgttctcccttcatctcaaaagaaccatcttcatcaacaatcaacatttggtcctcagagatccatctcaacaagctcaacagctttgagtcgactgaattagggttttgactgaagacagcacactcctgatttttgctcagaatttgacataatgacttgggacatgatatcaagacctcaagtacatcactttgacctaatccattggctcagaacatctcctacacaaagattgatcagacaaatcctcagatcagggttttgaactatcagggactgaaatcagggatcacatttgggaaaccctaaaaacccccaggaagtcaatcaaaggtttcaatcatcctcaaataatccctatgacaatatacaatggaaattacatctcaattcaagacctacaggcatcaatttcatcaggtcgacaattagggtttttgacctaattcactgaacaactgactttttaatcaggacatggtaccacaactcaaaccatggctcaatatcctctaaagcctcaatatgatccattcataccattcatttgatgaagatagcctgtttcatttgaaatctccagaaacgcgattcgtctgaagaagtcaactgtacaagatcaccattgacttttggggaattttggtcaaccatgacttttgaagttttgaatcatcaatatgtgatatatgaagtcatttgatcaagaaaaatcaagaaaatcaatcaagaatcaaaaagtcaaagtttgactttcatacttagaaaatttttctaagtgtttttcatggttttttccaaactttgaaagggaatttctcaaaatttcacctacaaactgaaaaaaacttccaacatgaaagttgtagattttgatccaatgaacaactttgacacatataaattttttccataagatcaaccatttaagagatatggtgcttcaaagttggtactttttgaaagtttcacttgaaatctcattttcttcaaagttcatggatctt is part of the Vicia villosa cultivar HV-30 ecotype Madison, WI linkage group LG2, Vvil1.0, whole genome shotgun sequence genome and encodes:
- the LOC131650657 gene encoding uncharacterized protein LOC131650657: MNQYMSFLLSLLLLCVASSDSSNKVVEVDVICKEASNPSYCSNLLNSKPGGAKDVSLDDFAHYMIDGLIDNSTNTEMLISVLIDKIGDNYTEINYYYRCLVNIISVDGITSTLVIAEKDLTLKHYPAMIKGVGNVMDKILQCRDSLRQHKTSPLVAQNVDVLQQSGQVLQIISKYISRG